A stretch of the Aegilops tauschii subsp. strangulata cultivar AL8/78 chromosome 4, Aet v6.0, whole genome shotgun sequence genome encodes the following:
- the LOC109774573 gene encoding uncharacterized protein isoform X1, which translates to MVKDVHEPSNGVSLNSSPSQSIANSEKINPGQIPELTWEHKLSHVRYDLPSFGLTWREIRQMAGLGLRLGRHILEETSKGRTAIIDPMKKRTAKSGQGVPLGGIGAGSIGRSCKGEFQRWQLFPGACEDKAVMANQFSAFISRKDGAKYSTVLHPGKPDLPKGTNVSGIGSWDWNLNGQKSTYHALYPRAWTVYDGEPDPDLKIMCRQISPIIPHNYQQSSYPVAVFTFTVTNSGTTAADVTLLFTWAVSSYLIPCIFILLLGLSTSDKFIYLQNSVGGKSELTGYHSNSSMTEKDGVHGVLLHHRTADGLPPVTFAIAAQEKEGVHISECPYFMMSGNSDEFTAKDMWNSVKEHGSFDLLDPVNSSTSSKPGTSIGAAIAASVKLAPQATQNVSFSLAWASPEVKFCSGKTYHRRYTKFYGTDVDAAASLARDAILNHSSWEMQIEDWQHPILQDKRFPEWYPVTLFNELYYLNAGGTIWTDGLPPIQSLTAIGGKKFSLDMSNGETDDDNEMNPQTNTATDILHQMASVLERIHASLASNSAIGTTLLQGEENIGQFLYLEGIEYYMWNTYDVHFYSSFSLIMLFPKLQLSVQRDFAAAVMMHDPEKLKLLHDGKLAARKVLGAVPHDLGLYDPWFKVNAYTLHNTDRWKDLNPKFVLQVYRDVVATGDKSFARAVWPSVYMAMAYMEQFDKDKDGMIENEDFPDQTYDVWSMAGVSAYCGGLWVAALQAASALAHEVGDKASEKLFWNKYEKAKSVYDKKLWNGSYFNYDDAGTKASTSIHADQLAGQWYAKACGLSSIVDKDKSQSALEKIYTFNVMKFKDGNRGAINGMWPDGTLDMSTMQSREIWPGVTYALAASMIQEGMVEEGFKTAEGVYHAAWSSEGLGYAFQTPESWNNDDEYRSLCYMRPLAIWAIQWALSNPKLHKEPQTDITQDSFPKNQFSYARIAKLLQLPEDESSKSVPRVIYEIVRNRFTS; encoded by the exons ATGGTGAAGGATGTCCATGAGCCATCGAACGGCGTGTCTCTGAACAGTTCGCCTTCGCAAAGTATTGCTAATTCA GAAAAGATTAATCCTGGACAAATTCCAGAGTTGACATGGGAACACAAGCTAAGCCATGTTAGATATGATTTGCCGTCATTTGGACTTACATGGAGGGAGATACGGCAGATG GCTGGTCTTGGTTTACGTCTTGGTCGACACATCCTTGAGGAAACTTCAAAAGGACGA ACTGCTATTATTGATCCCATGAAGAAGCGCACTGCAAAATCTGGTCAGGGTGTTCCACTTGGAGGCATTGG TGCAGGAAGTATTGGAAGAAGCTGCAAAGGCGAGTTTCAACGCTGGCAATTGTTCCCCGGAGCCTGTGAAGATAAGGCAGTAATGGCAAATCAATTTTCT GCCTTCATTTCCCGCAAAGACGGTGCAAAATATTCGACAGTGTTGCATCCTGGGAAACCGGATTTGCCAAA AGGAACTAACGTTTCAGGAATTGGATCCTGGGATTGGAATCTGAATGGGCAGAAATCTACTTATCATGCACTTTACCCTAGGGCCTGGACTGTTTATGATG GAGAACCTGACCCGGATCTCAAGATAATGTGCCGTCAGATTTCTCCAATTATTCCACACAATTATCAACAGAGCAGTTATCCTGTTGCAGTATTCACTTTCACA GTAACTAATTCAGGAACCACAGCTGCTGATGTGACTTTGCTTTTTACATGGGCTGTAAGTTCTTATTTGATACCCTGCATTTTTATTCTACTTCTGGGCCTTTCAACTTCAGATAAGTTTATATATCTGCAGAACTCTGTTGGTGGAAAATCTGAACTCACAGGATACCATTCTAATTCTAGTATGAC AGAAAAGGATGGCGTGCATGGTGTACTGTTACACCACAG AACAGCTGATGGACTGCCACCAGTAACTTTCGCCATAGCTGCACAAGAGAAAGAGGGTGTTCATATCTCTGAATGCCCTTACTTTATGATGTCCGGTAACTCTGATGAATTCACAGCAAAAGATATGTGGAACTCAGTGAAAGAG CATGGATCTTTTGATCTGCTTGATCCTGTCAATTCATCAACGTCCTCCAAACCAGGAACATCAATAGGAGCAGCTATTGCAGCTTCAGTTAAGCTTGCTCCTCAGGCAACCCAGAATGTTTCATTTTCACTTGCATGGGCTTCCCCTGAAGTAAAGTTCTGCAGTGGAAAAACCTACCATAG GCGTTATACAAAATTCTATGGCACAGATGTTGATGCAGCTGCAAGCCTTGCCCGTGATGCCATTCTTA ATCATAGTTCCTGGGAAATGCAAATTGAGGATTGGCAGCATCCTATTTTGCAAGACAAGAGGTTTCCTGAATG GTATCCAGTCACACTATTCAATGAACTTTATTATCTTAATGCCGGAGGAACTATATGGACAG ATGGATTGCCACCAATTCAAAGTTTAACAGCAATTGGAGGAAAAAAGTTCTCCCTTGACATGTCAAATGGAGAAACAGATGATGACAATGAGATGAACCCACAGACTAATACTGCCACTGACATTCTTCATCAAATGGCATCAGTACTTGAGAGAATTCATGCATCTCTTGCATCAAATTCTGCTATAGGAACAACTTTGCTTCAGGGTGAAGAGAACATTGGCCAATTTCTCTACCTTGAGGGAATTGAATACTATATGTGGAACACATATGATGTTCATTTCTATTCATCTTTTTCACTTATCATGCTATTTCCAAAACTTCAACTCAGCGTTCAGAGAGACTTCGCTGCCGCTGTCATGATGCACGACCCTGAAAAACTCAAGCTCTTACATGATGGAAAATTGGCGGCAAGAAAAGTTCTTGGAGCTGTTCCTCACGATCTTGGTCTATATGACCCTTGGTTCAAAGTGAACGCATACACACTCCATAACACAGACCGTTGGAAGGACTTGAACCCAAAGTTTGTATTGCAAGTTTACAGAGATGTTGTGGCCACAGGCGATAAATCCTTCGCTCGAGCTGTTTGGCCATCTGTTTATATGGCGATGGCGTATATGGAACAATTTGATAAAGATAAAGATGGAATGATTGAAAATGAGGATTTCCCAGATCAAACTTATGATGTTTGGTCCATGGCTGGTGTAAGTGCATACTGTGGTGGTCTTTGGGTGGCTGCTCTTCAGGCTGCGTCGGCCTTGGCACACGAAGTTGGTGACAAAGCTTCTGAAAAGCTTTTCTGGAACAAGTATGAGAAGGCTAAATCTGTTTATGACAAGAAGCTGTGGAATGGTTCTTACTTCAATTATGATGATGCTGGCACTAAAGCTAGTACCTCCATTCACGCTGATCAGTTGGCTGGACAATG GTATGCCAAAGCCTGCGGCCTCTCCTCAATTGTTGACAAGGACAAATCACAAAGTGCACTTGAAAAGATATATACTTTTAACGTAATGAAGTTCAAGGATGGTAACAGGGGAGCAATCAATGGGATGTGGCCAGATGGTACACTGGACATGTCCACAATGCAATCTAGGGAGATATGGCCAGGCGTGACATACGCGCTTGCTGCATCTATGATTCAAGAAGGCATGGTTGAGGAGGGTTTCAAAACAGCTGAAGGAGTCTATCATGCTGCCTGGTCTTCAGAAGGACTTGG ATACGCATTCCAAACTCCTGAATCTTGGAACAATGACGATGAGTACCGGTCCTTGTGCTACATGCGCCCACTCGCCATATGGGCGATACAGTGGGCACTCTCAAACCCAAAGCTCCACAAGGAGCCTCAGACAGACATAACACAAGATTCTTTTCCGAAGAACCAGTTCTCATATGCACGAATAGCGAAGCTCCTGCAGTTACCTGAAGATGAATCGTCCAAGAGCGTCCCTCGGGTTATCTATGAGATAGTTCGGAACAGGTTTACTTCATGA
- the LOC109774573 gene encoding uncharacterized protein isoform X3 produces MVKDVHEPSNGVSLNSSPSQSIANSEKINPGQIPELTWEHKLSHVRYDLPSFGLTWREIRQMAGLGLRLGRHILEETSKGRTAIIDPMKKRTAKSGQGVPLGGIGAGSIGRSCKGEFQRWQLFPGACEDKAVMANQFSAFISRKDGAKYSTVLHPGKPDLPKGTNVSGIGSWDWNLNGQKSTYHALYPRAWTVYDGEPDPDLKIMCRQISPIIPHNYQQSSYPVAVFTFTVTNSGTTAADVTLLFTWANSVGGKSELTGYHSNSSMTEKDGVHGVLLHHRTADGLPPVTFAIAAQEKEGVHISECPYFMMSGNSDEFTAKDMWNSVKEHGSFDLLDPVNSSTSSKPGTSIGAAIAASVKLAPQATQNVSFSLAWASPEVKFCSGKTYHRRYTKFYGTDVDAAASLARDAILNHSSWEMQIEDWQHPILQDKRFPEWYPVTLFNELYYLNAGGTIWTDGLPPIQSLTAIGGKKFSLDMSNGETDDDNEMNPQTNTATDILHQMASVLERIHASLASNSAIGTTLLQGEENIGQFLYLEGIEYYMWNTYDVHFYSSFSLIMLFPKLQLSVQRDFAAAVMMHDPEKLKLLHDGKLAARKVLGAVPHDLGLYDPWFKVNAYTLHNTDRWKDLNPKFVLQVYRDVVATGDKSFARAVWPSVYMAMAYMEQFDKDKDGMIENEDFPDQTYDVWSMAGVSAYCGGLWVAALQAASALAHEVGDKASEKLFWNKYEKAKSVYDKKLWNGSYFNYDDAGTKASTSIHADQLAGQWYAKACGLSSIVDKDKSQSALEKIYTFNVMKFKDGNRGAINGMWPDGTLDMSTMQSREIWPGVTYALAASMIQEGMVEEGFKTAEGVYHAAWSSEGLGYAFQTPESWNNDDEYRSLCYMRPLAIWAIQWALSNPKLHKEPQTDITQDSFPKNQFSYARIAKLLQLPEDESSKSVPRVIYEIVRNRFTS; encoded by the exons ATGGTGAAGGATGTCCATGAGCCATCGAACGGCGTGTCTCTGAACAGTTCGCCTTCGCAAAGTATTGCTAATTCA GAAAAGATTAATCCTGGACAAATTCCAGAGTTGACATGGGAACACAAGCTAAGCCATGTTAGATATGATTTGCCGTCATTTGGACTTACATGGAGGGAGATACGGCAGATG GCTGGTCTTGGTTTACGTCTTGGTCGACACATCCTTGAGGAAACTTCAAAAGGACGA ACTGCTATTATTGATCCCATGAAGAAGCGCACTGCAAAATCTGGTCAGGGTGTTCCACTTGGAGGCATTGG TGCAGGAAGTATTGGAAGAAGCTGCAAAGGCGAGTTTCAACGCTGGCAATTGTTCCCCGGAGCCTGTGAAGATAAGGCAGTAATGGCAAATCAATTTTCT GCCTTCATTTCCCGCAAAGACGGTGCAAAATATTCGACAGTGTTGCATCCTGGGAAACCGGATTTGCCAAA AGGAACTAACGTTTCAGGAATTGGATCCTGGGATTGGAATCTGAATGGGCAGAAATCTACTTATCATGCACTTTACCCTAGGGCCTGGACTGTTTATGATG GAGAACCTGACCCGGATCTCAAGATAATGTGCCGTCAGATTTCTCCAATTATTCCACACAATTATCAACAGAGCAGTTATCCTGTTGCAGTATTCACTTTCACA GTAACTAATTCAGGAACCACAGCTGCTGATGTGACTTTGCTTTTTACATGGGCT AACTCTGTTGGTGGAAAATCTGAACTCACAGGATACCATTCTAATTCTAGTATGAC AGAAAAGGATGGCGTGCATGGTGTACTGTTACACCACAG AACAGCTGATGGACTGCCACCAGTAACTTTCGCCATAGCTGCACAAGAGAAAGAGGGTGTTCATATCTCTGAATGCCCTTACTTTATGATGTCCGGTAACTCTGATGAATTCACAGCAAAAGATATGTGGAACTCAGTGAAAGAG CATGGATCTTTTGATCTGCTTGATCCTGTCAATTCATCAACGTCCTCCAAACCAGGAACATCAATAGGAGCAGCTATTGCAGCTTCAGTTAAGCTTGCTCCTCAGGCAACCCAGAATGTTTCATTTTCACTTGCATGGGCTTCCCCTGAAGTAAAGTTCTGCAGTGGAAAAACCTACCATAG GCGTTATACAAAATTCTATGGCACAGATGTTGATGCAGCTGCAAGCCTTGCCCGTGATGCCATTCTTA ATCATAGTTCCTGGGAAATGCAAATTGAGGATTGGCAGCATCCTATTTTGCAAGACAAGAGGTTTCCTGAATG GTATCCAGTCACACTATTCAATGAACTTTATTATCTTAATGCCGGAGGAACTATATGGACAG ATGGATTGCCACCAATTCAAAGTTTAACAGCAATTGGAGGAAAAAAGTTCTCCCTTGACATGTCAAATGGAGAAACAGATGATGACAATGAGATGAACCCACAGACTAATACTGCCACTGACATTCTTCATCAAATGGCATCAGTACTTGAGAGAATTCATGCATCTCTTGCATCAAATTCTGCTATAGGAACAACTTTGCTTCAGGGTGAAGAGAACATTGGCCAATTTCTCTACCTTGAGGGAATTGAATACTATATGTGGAACACATATGATGTTCATTTCTATTCATCTTTTTCACTTATCATGCTATTTCCAAAACTTCAACTCAGCGTTCAGAGAGACTTCGCTGCCGCTGTCATGATGCACGACCCTGAAAAACTCAAGCTCTTACATGATGGAAAATTGGCGGCAAGAAAAGTTCTTGGAGCTGTTCCTCACGATCTTGGTCTATATGACCCTTGGTTCAAAGTGAACGCATACACACTCCATAACACAGACCGTTGGAAGGACTTGAACCCAAAGTTTGTATTGCAAGTTTACAGAGATGTTGTGGCCACAGGCGATAAATCCTTCGCTCGAGCTGTTTGGCCATCTGTTTATATGGCGATGGCGTATATGGAACAATTTGATAAAGATAAAGATGGAATGATTGAAAATGAGGATTTCCCAGATCAAACTTATGATGTTTGGTCCATGGCTGGTGTAAGTGCATACTGTGGTGGTCTTTGGGTGGCTGCTCTTCAGGCTGCGTCGGCCTTGGCACACGAAGTTGGTGACAAAGCTTCTGAAAAGCTTTTCTGGAACAAGTATGAGAAGGCTAAATCTGTTTATGACAAGAAGCTGTGGAATGGTTCTTACTTCAATTATGATGATGCTGGCACTAAAGCTAGTACCTCCATTCACGCTGATCAGTTGGCTGGACAATG GTATGCCAAAGCCTGCGGCCTCTCCTCAATTGTTGACAAGGACAAATCACAAAGTGCACTTGAAAAGATATATACTTTTAACGTAATGAAGTTCAAGGATGGTAACAGGGGAGCAATCAATGGGATGTGGCCAGATGGTACACTGGACATGTCCACAATGCAATCTAGGGAGATATGGCCAGGCGTGACATACGCGCTTGCTGCATCTATGATTCAAGAAGGCATGGTTGAGGAGGGTTTCAAAACAGCTGAAGGAGTCTATCATGCTGCCTGGTCTTCAGAAGGACTTGG ATACGCATTCCAAACTCCTGAATCTTGGAACAATGACGATGAGTACCGGTCCTTGTGCTACATGCGCCCACTCGCCATATGGGCGATACAGTGGGCACTCTCAAACCCAAAGCTCCACAAGGAGCCTCAGACAGACATAACACAAGATTCTTTTCCGAAGAACCAGTTCTCATATGCACGAATAGCGAAGCTCCTGCAGTTACCTGAAGATGAATCGTCCAAGAGCGTCCCTCGGGTTATCTATGAGATAGTTCGGAACAGGTTTACTTCATGA
- the LOC109774573 gene encoding uncharacterized protein isoform X2 has translation MVKDVHEPSNGVSLNSSPSQSIANSEKINPGQIPELTWEHKLSHVRYDLPSFGLTWREIRQMAGLGLRLGRHILEETSKGRTAIIDPMKKRTAKSGQGVPLGGIGAGSIGRSCKGEFQRWQLFPGACEDKAVMANQFSAFISRKDGAKYSTVLHPGKPDLPKGTNVSGIGSWDWNLNGQKSTYHALYPRAWTVYDEPDPDLKIMCRQISPIIPHNYQQSSYPVAVFTFTVTNSGTTAADVTLLFTWAVSSYLIPCIFILLLGLSTSDKFIYLQNSVGGKSELTGYHSNSSMTEKDGVHGVLLHHRTADGLPPVTFAIAAQEKEGVHISECPYFMMSGNSDEFTAKDMWNSVKEHGSFDLLDPVNSSTSSKPGTSIGAAIAASVKLAPQATQNVSFSLAWASPEVKFCSGKTYHRRYTKFYGTDVDAAASLARDAILNHSSWEMQIEDWQHPILQDKRFPEWYPVTLFNELYYLNAGGTIWTDGLPPIQSLTAIGGKKFSLDMSNGETDDDNEMNPQTNTATDILHQMASVLERIHASLASNSAIGTTLLQGEENIGQFLYLEGIEYYMWNTYDVHFYSSFSLIMLFPKLQLSVQRDFAAAVMMHDPEKLKLLHDGKLAARKVLGAVPHDLGLYDPWFKVNAYTLHNTDRWKDLNPKFVLQVYRDVVATGDKSFARAVWPSVYMAMAYMEQFDKDKDGMIENEDFPDQTYDVWSMAGVSAYCGGLWVAALQAASALAHEVGDKASEKLFWNKYEKAKSVYDKKLWNGSYFNYDDAGTKASTSIHADQLAGQWYAKACGLSSIVDKDKSQSALEKIYTFNVMKFKDGNRGAINGMWPDGTLDMSTMQSREIWPGVTYALAASMIQEGMVEEGFKTAEGVYHAAWSSEGLGYAFQTPESWNNDDEYRSLCYMRPLAIWAIQWALSNPKLHKEPQTDITQDSFPKNQFSYARIAKLLQLPEDESSKSVPRVIYEIVRNRFTS, from the exons ATGGTGAAGGATGTCCATGAGCCATCGAACGGCGTGTCTCTGAACAGTTCGCCTTCGCAAAGTATTGCTAATTCA GAAAAGATTAATCCTGGACAAATTCCAGAGTTGACATGGGAACACAAGCTAAGCCATGTTAGATATGATTTGCCGTCATTTGGACTTACATGGAGGGAGATACGGCAGATG GCTGGTCTTGGTTTACGTCTTGGTCGACACATCCTTGAGGAAACTTCAAAAGGACGA ACTGCTATTATTGATCCCATGAAGAAGCGCACTGCAAAATCTGGTCAGGGTGTTCCACTTGGAGGCATTGG TGCAGGAAGTATTGGAAGAAGCTGCAAAGGCGAGTTTCAACGCTGGCAATTGTTCCCCGGAGCCTGTGAAGATAAGGCAGTAATGGCAAATCAATTTTCT GCCTTCATTTCCCGCAAAGACGGTGCAAAATATTCGACAGTGTTGCATCCTGGGAAACCGGATTTGCCAAA AGGAACTAACGTTTCAGGAATTGGATCCTGGGATTGGAATCTGAATGGGCAGAAATCTACTTATCATGCACTTTACCCTAGGGCCTGGACTGTTTATGATG AACCTGACCCGGATCTCAAGATAATGTGCCGTCAGATTTCTCCAATTATTCCACACAATTATCAACAGAGCAGTTATCCTGTTGCAGTATTCACTTTCACA GTAACTAATTCAGGAACCACAGCTGCTGATGTGACTTTGCTTTTTACATGGGCTGTAAGTTCTTATTTGATACCCTGCATTTTTATTCTACTTCTGGGCCTTTCAACTTCAGATAAGTTTATATATCTGCAGAACTCTGTTGGTGGAAAATCTGAACTCACAGGATACCATTCTAATTCTAGTATGAC AGAAAAGGATGGCGTGCATGGTGTACTGTTACACCACAG AACAGCTGATGGACTGCCACCAGTAACTTTCGCCATAGCTGCACAAGAGAAAGAGGGTGTTCATATCTCTGAATGCCCTTACTTTATGATGTCCGGTAACTCTGATGAATTCACAGCAAAAGATATGTGGAACTCAGTGAAAGAG CATGGATCTTTTGATCTGCTTGATCCTGTCAATTCATCAACGTCCTCCAAACCAGGAACATCAATAGGAGCAGCTATTGCAGCTTCAGTTAAGCTTGCTCCTCAGGCAACCCAGAATGTTTCATTTTCACTTGCATGGGCTTCCCCTGAAGTAAAGTTCTGCAGTGGAAAAACCTACCATAG GCGTTATACAAAATTCTATGGCACAGATGTTGATGCAGCTGCAAGCCTTGCCCGTGATGCCATTCTTA ATCATAGTTCCTGGGAAATGCAAATTGAGGATTGGCAGCATCCTATTTTGCAAGACAAGAGGTTTCCTGAATG GTATCCAGTCACACTATTCAATGAACTTTATTATCTTAATGCCGGAGGAACTATATGGACAG ATGGATTGCCACCAATTCAAAGTTTAACAGCAATTGGAGGAAAAAAGTTCTCCCTTGACATGTCAAATGGAGAAACAGATGATGACAATGAGATGAACCCACAGACTAATACTGCCACTGACATTCTTCATCAAATGGCATCAGTACTTGAGAGAATTCATGCATCTCTTGCATCAAATTCTGCTATAGGAACAACTTTGCTTCAGGGTGAAGAGAACATTGGCCAATTTCTCTACCTTGAGGGAATTGAATACTATATGTGGAACACATATGATGTTCATTTCTATTCATCTTTTTCACTTATCATGCTATTTCCAAAACTTCAACTCAGCGTTCAGAGAGACTTCGCTGCCGCTGTCATGATGCACGACCCTGAAAAACTCAAGCTCTTACATGATGGAAAATTGGCGGCAAGAAAAGTTCTTGGAGCTGTTCCTCACGATCTTGGTCTATATGACCCTTGGTTCAAAGTGAACGCATACACACTCCATAACACAGACCGTTGGAAGGACTTGAACCCAAAGTTTGTATTGCAAGTTTACAGAGATGTTGTGGCCACAGGCGATAAATCCTTCGCTCGAGCTGTTTGGCCATCTGTTTATATGGCGATGGCGTATATGGAACAATTTGATAAAGATAAAGATGGAATGATTGAAAATGAGGATTTCCCAGATCAAACTTATGATGTTTGGTCCATGGCTGGTGTAAGTGCATACTGTGGTGGTCTTTGGGTGGCTGCTCTTCAGGCTGCGTCGGCCTTGGCACACGAAGTTGGTGACAAAGCTTCTGAAAAGCTTTTCTGGAACAAGTATGAGAAGGCTAAATCTGTTTATGACAAGAAGCTGTGGAATGGTTCTTACTTCAATTATGATGATGCTGGCACTAAAGCTAGTACCTCCATTCACGCTGATCAGTTGGCTGGACAATG GTATGCCAAAGCCTGCGGCCTCTCCTCAATTGTTGACAAGGACAAATCACAAAGTGCACTTGAAAAGATATATACTTTTAACGTAATGAAGTTCAAGGATGGTAACAGGGGAGCAATCAATGGGATGTGGCCAGATGGTACACTGGACATGTCCACAATGCAATCTAGGGAGATATGGCCAGGCGTGACATACGCGCTTGCTGCATCTATGATTCAAGAAGGCATGGTTGAGGAGGGTTTCAAAACAGCTGAAGGAGTCTATCATGCTGCCTGGTCTTCAGAAGGACTTGG ATACGCATTCCAAACTCCTGAATCTTGGAACAATGACGATGAGTACCGGTCCTTGTGCTACATGCGCCCACTCGCCATATGGGCGATACAGTGGGCACTCTCAAACCCAAAGCTCCACAAGGAGCCTCAGACAGACATAACACAAGATTCTTTTCCGAAGAACCAGTTCTCATATGCACGAATAGCGAAGCTCCTGCAGTTACCTGAAGATGAATCGTCCAAGAGCGTCCCTCGGGTTATCTATGAGATAGTTCGGAACAGGTTTACTTCATGA